Proteins from a single region of Apium graveolens cultivar Ventura chromosome 7, ASM990537v1, whole genome shotgun sequence:
- the LOC141670859 gene encoding uncharacterized protein LOC141670859 → MSDGWTDRRGRSLINFLANSPEGTFFLGSVNASSESHDAQMLANLLESKIKEIGEKNVVQVVTDNGANYKLAGQILEIRMPTLFWTPCAAHCVDLMLEDIGKIPAFKKTINQARRCTTFIYRHGRVLDAMREKTNGRDLIRTGATRFATAFLTLDSLQKKQEPLRFLFCGSDWTMSKLSKSENGRKVCDTVLSSVFWSNVGDCVDASLPLLQVLRIADGDERPALAEIAAAIDYAKAEVKKKFGGGKMAIRNKVVKIIDDRWNIQMGKPLHGASLFLNPGRYFDLLENDPDYASRLREDFNDVLEKMVKDRDTRNKISDYADAYKNTREGFTREMAIEH, encoded by the coding sequence ATGTCCGATGGGTGGACCGATAGGCGAGGAAGAAGTCTCATAAACTTCCTTGCGAATAGTCCCGAAGGTACTTTCTTTTTGGGTTCGGTTAATGCTTCAAGTGAATCACATGATGCACAAATGTTGGCAAACTTGCTTGAAAGTAAGATAAAGGAAATTGGTGAGAAAAATGTTGTGCAAGTTGTGACGGACAATGGGGCGAACTACAAGCTAGCCGGTCAGATCTTGGAAATAAGGATGCCTACTTTATTTTGGACTCCATGTGCTGCACATTGTGTTGATTTGATGTTGGAGGACATTGGCAAAATTCCAGCATTTAAGAAGACAATCAACCAGGCAAGAAGATGCACTACATTTATCTATAGGCATGGGCGTGTTCTTGATGCTATGAGGGAGAAGACTAATGGGAGGGACCTAATCAGGACTGGAGCTACGAGGTTTGCCACTGCTTTTCTTACATTGGATAGTTTGCAAAAAAAACAGGAACCATTGCGTTTCTTGTTTTGTGGGTCGGATTGGACCATGTCAAAGTTATCAAAATCAGAAAATGGAAGGAAAGTTTGTGACACTGTTCTCTCGTCCGTCTTTTGGAGTAATGTTGGAGATTGTGTAGATGCATCATTGCCACTTCTTCAAGTGTTGCGCATTGCGGATGGTGATGAAAGGCCTGCTTTGGCTGAAATTGCAGCTGCTATTGATTATGCAAAAGCCGAAGtcaagaagaaatttggaggTGGAAAAATGGCAATCAGGAACAAAGTGGTGAAAATCATTGATGATCGTTGGAATATTCAAATGGGAAAACCATTACATGGAGCTTCTTTGTTTCTTAATCCCGGGAGATACTTTGATCTTCTTGAAAACGATCCCGACTATGCCTCACGACTTAGAGAAGATTTCAACGATGTGCTTGAGAAGATGGTCAAGGATAGGGATACAAGGAACAAAATAAGTGATTATGCGGATGCCTACAAAAATACTCGGGAAGGCTTTACAAGGGAAATGGCAATTGAGCATTGA
- the LOC141670790 gene encoding cytochrome P450 CYP736A12-like, which translates to MCVTAFAVLVVFMVALGRFWRILTSLGGHKPPPGPMGLPLIGNLHLLGKLPHRTLYKLSQKYGPIMSLRLGLIPTIVVSSPAAAELFLKTHDSTFANRPRVQLAVDHFYGSKTIAFAEFGAYWRSVRKFCSLELLSPTKIDSMAGLRREELGFLVDSLKEASHTRQVVDVSGKVAGLMEDMTIRMLLGKSRDARFNLREVLKEMTKSAGEFNVADFIPFLTGLDLQGITRRTKVTGKELDNILEIIIDDHEQEAAEGYEKPDKDFVDVLLSLKSNPTGTHEQLAKNIDRSNIKAIVLDIIFGSVGTAQTAIEWIMTELIRHKRVMKLVQEEIRNVMVNCEFVEETHLSKLEYLHMVVKESMRLHPVVPLLVPHESMEDIVVDGYYIQKKSRIIINNWGLGRDPKIWSDNVEEFLPERFRGSDIDLGGQNFQLIPFGSGRRGCPGMYLGLRNVKLVVAQLVHSFEWEVPFGMSPDALNMKETFGLTSPRAEHLLAIPKIRQI; encoded by the exons ATGTGTGTCACTGCTTTTGCTGTTCTTGTTGTATTCATGGTGGCGTTGGGGAGGTTTTGGCGCATCTTGACCTCACTTGGTGGCCACAAGCCACCACCAGGTCCCATGGGTTTACCACTTATTGGCAATCTCCATTTGTTAGGAAAACTTCCACACCGCACTCTCTACAAACTCTCCCAAAAATATGGTCCCATAATGTCCCTCCGCCTGGGCCTTATTCCTACAATTGTAGTCTCCTCTCCAGCTGCAGCCGAGCTCTTCCTCAAGACCCACGACTCCACTTTTGCTAACCGTCCCAGAGTACAGCTAGCCGTAGACCACTTTTACGGCTCCAAAACCATAGCATTTGCTGAGTTTGGTGCTTACTGGCGGAGCGTCAGAAAGTTTTGCTCCTTGGAACTTCTCAGCCCCACCAAGATCGACTCTATGGCGGGGCTAAGAAGGGAGGAGCTGGGGTTTCTCGTGGATTCGCTAAAAGAAGCTTCACACACGCGTCAGGTGGTGGATGTTAGCGGGAAGGTGGCTGGTCTGATGGAAGACATGACCATAAGAATGTTGTTAGGGAAGAGCAGGGATGCCAGATTTAACTTAAGGGAGGTACTGAAGGAGATGACAAAGAGTGCTGGAGAGTTCAATGTAGCCGATTTTATACCTTTTTTAACTGGACTTGATCTCCAG GGAATTACTCGGAGGACCAAAGTTACTGGCAAGGAATTAGACAACATCTTGGAAATTATCATCGATGATCATGAACAAGAAGCTGCTGAAGGCTATGAAAAGCCTGATAAGGACTTTGTAGATGTCCTTCTATCTTTGAAAAGCAATCCTACAGGCACTCATGAGCAATTAGCGAAAAACATTGACAGATCAAACATCAAGGCTATTGTTTTGGACATAATTTTCGGATCTGTAGGAACCGCCCAAACTGCCATCGAATGGATCATGACAGAACTCATACGACACAAAAGGGTGATGAAACTAGTCCAAGAAGAAATCAGAAATGTCATGGTAAATTGCGAGTTTGTAGAAGAAACGCATTTATCAAAACTAGAATATTTACATATGGTAGTGAAGGAAAGCATGAGACTACATCCGGTGGTCCCGTTGTTAGTTCCTCATGAGTCCATGGAGGACATTGTGGTAGATGGATATTACATACAGAAGAAATCACGCATTATCATCAATAATTGGGGGCTCGGACGAGATCCTAAAATTTGGTCAGATAATGTGGAAGAATTCTTGCCGGAGAGATTTAGAGGTAGTGATATAGATCTTGGAGGACAAAATTTTCAACTGATACCATTTGGTTCAGGCAGGAGAGGTTGTCCAGGTATGTACTTGGGCCTAAGAAATGTTAAATTGGTGGTAGCTCAGTTGGTTCACAGTTTTGAGTGGGAGGTACCTTTTGGCATGTCACCTGATGCTTTAAATATGAAGGAAACATTTGGTTTGACGTCGCCCAGAGCAGAACATCTTCTAGCCATCCCCAAGATTCGCCAAATTTGA